One genomic window of Pseudomonas chlororaphis subsp. piscium includes the following:
- the mrcB gene encoding penicillin-binding protein 1B, translating to MTRTRSPRSAKKRPSSGPRPWLGWALKLGLVALVVLAGFAVYLDAVVQEKFSGKRWTIPAKVYARPLELFVGQKLSKDDFLTELDALGYRRESVVNGPGAASVSGNTVELNTRGFQFYEGMEQAQPVRVRFSGDYVAELSGSKGSKLAVVRLEPLLIGGLYPKNLEDRILIKIDQVPPYLLETLVAVEDRDFYSHFGVSPKSIARAVWVNTSSGAMRQGGSTLTQQLVKNFYLTNERSLSRKLTEAMMALLLELHYDKREILEAYLNEVFIGQDGQRAVHGFGLASQFFFSQPLAELKLHQIALLVGMVKGPSYYNPRRYPERALERRNLVLDLLAQQGVATPEQVEAAKKMPLGVTKRGSLADSSFPGFLDLVKRQLREDYRDEDLTEEGLRIFTSFDPILQMKAEASVSDTFKRLAGRKGSDEVEAAMVVTNPETGEVQAMIGSRQAGFAGFNRALDAVRPIGSLIKPAVYLTALEKPSQYTLTSWLSDEAFSVKGGDGQVWKPQNYDRRSHGTVFLYQGLAHSYNLSTARLGLEVGVPNVLKTLGRLGVTREFPAFPSMLLGAGGLSPMEVATMYQTLANGGFNTPMRGIRSVLTAEGEPLKRYPFQIQQRFDPGSIYLIQSAMQRVMREGTGSSVYNVLPRSLALAGKTGTSNDSRDSWFAGFSQDLLAVVWLGRDDNGKTPFTGATGALQVWTSFMRKADPLPLDMPQPDNVVQAWVDSRTGQGSDANCPGAVQMPYIRGSEPPPGPACGGDVPAPVESVMDWVKGWMN from the coding sequence ATGACTCGTACTCGATCCCCCCGTTCCGCTAAAAAACGTCCGTCTAGTGGCCCGCGCCCCTGGCTGGGCTGGGCCTTGAAGCTCGGTCTGGTCGCTCTGGTGGTGCTCGCCGGCTTTGCGGTTTATCTCGATGCCGTGGTCCAGGAGAAGTTCTCCGGCAAGCGCTGGACCATTCCGGCCAAGGTCTATGCGCGCCCGCTGGAGCTGTTCGTCGGACAGAAGCTCAGCAAGGACGATTTCCTCACCGAACTCGACGCACTCGGTTATCGCCGCGAAAGCGTGGTCAACGGCCCTGGTGCCGCATCTGTCAGTGGTAACACCGTCGAACTCAATACCCGTGGTTTCCAGTTCTATGAGGGTATGGAGCAGGCACAACCGGTGCGGGTGCGTTTTTCCGGCGACTACGTGGCCGAGCTGTCAGGCAGCAAAGGCTCGAAACTGGCCGTGGTACGCCTGGAGCCGCTGCTGATCGGCGGCCTGTATCCGAAGAACCTCGAAGACCGGATCCTGATCAAGATCGATCAGGTGCCTCCTTATCTGCTGGAAACCCTGGTGGCGGTCGAGGACCGGGATTTCTACAGCCACTTTGGCGTGTCGCCGAAGTCGATCGCACGGGCGGTGTGGGTCAATACCTCGTCCGGTGCCATGCGCCAGGGCGGCAGTACCCTGACCCAGCAGTTGGTCAAGAACTTCTACCTGACCAACGAGCGCAGCCTGAGCCGCAAGCTCACCGAAGCGATGATGGCTCTGCTGCTTGAGCTGCATTACGACAAGCGCGAGATCCTCGAGGCGTACCTCAACGAAGTCTTCATCGGTCAGGACGGCCAGCGTGCGGTGCACGGTTTCGGCCTGGCCAGCCAGTTCTTCTTCAGCCAGCCGCTGGCCGAACTGAAGTTGCATCAGATCGCCTTGCTGGTGGGGATGGTCAAGGGGCCGTCCTATTACAACCCGCGTCGTTATCCGGAGCGCGCGCTGGAGCGGCGTAACCTGGTACTCGATCTGCTGGCGCAACAGGGTGTGGCGACGCCGGAGCAGGTCGAAGCGGCGAAGAAAATGCCCCTGGGCGTGACCAAGCGTGGCAGCCTGGCGGACAGCTCGTTCCCTGGCTTCCTGGACCTGGTGAAGCGTCAGCTGCGTGAGGATTACCGCGACGAAGACTTGACCGAGGAAGGGCTGCGGATTTTCACCAGTTTCGACCCGATTCTGCAGATGAAGGCCGAGGCTTCGGTCAGTGACACTTTCAAGCGTCTGGCCGGGCGCAAAGGATCGGATGAAGTCGAAGCGGCGATGGTGGTGACCAACCCGGAAACCGGCGAAGTCCAGGCCATGATCGGCAGTCGCCAGGCTGGATTTGCCGGTTTCAACCGGGCGCTGGATGCGGTGCGGCCGATCGGCTCCCTGATCAAGCCCGCGGTTTACCTGACGGCGCTGGAGAAACCCAGCCAGTACACCCTGACCAGTTGGCTCTCCGATGAGGCTTTCTCGGTGAAGGGCGGCGACGGGCAAGTGTGGAAACCCCAGAACTATGACCGTCGTTCCCACGGCACGGTCTTCCTTTATCAGGGGCTGGCCCACTCCTATAACCTGTCGACCGCGCGCCTGGGCCTGGAAGTCGGTGTGCCGAACGTGCTGAAAACCCTGGGGCGCCTTGGCGTCACCCGCGAATTCCCGGCGTTCCCTTCGATGCTGCTGGGGGCGGGGGGCTTGAGCCCGATGGAAGTCGCCACCATGTACCAGACCCTGGCCAACGGCGGTTTCAATACCCCGATGCGCGGGATCCGTAGTGTGCTGACCGCCGAAGGCGAGCCGCTGAAGCGTTATCCGTTCCAGATCCAGCAACGGTTCGACCCGGGTTCGATCTATCTGATCCAGAGCGCGATGCAGCGCGTCATGCGCGAAGGCACCGGCAGTTCGGTCTACAACGTGCTGCCGCGTTCCCTGGCGCTGGCGGGCAAGACCGGTACCAGTAACGATTCCCGCGACAGCTGGTTCGCCGGTTTCAGCCAGGATCTGCTGGCGGTGGTCTGGCTGGGGCGTGATGACAACGGCAAGACACCGTTCACCGGCGCCACTGGCGCATTGCAGGTCTGGACCAGTTTCATGCGCAAGGCCGACCCGCTGCCATTGGATATGCCGCAACCGGATAACGTGGTGCAGGCCTGGGTCGACTCGCGGACCGGGCAAGGCTCGGATGCCAACTGTCCGGGCGCCGTACAGATGCCGTATATTCGCGGCAGTGAGCCCCCTCCCGGTCCTGCATGCGGCGGCGATGTCCCGGCGCCTGTTGAGTCGGTGATGGATTGGGTCAAGGGCTGGATGAATTAA
- a CDS encoding AAA family ATPase, translating to MSQSLIAALQNPALYPHPVDGFQVIETHISWVLLTGPYAYKLKKPVNFGFLDFTGLEARGHFCGEELRLNQRLTDDLYLEVLPITGSAEAPQIAGDGPVIEYALKMRQFPQSQLLSTLQANGELTTAHIDEMARQIARFHLDAPRVPAAHVAGTPESVMEPVRQNFEQIRPFLSDKADLQQLEALQAWAESSFERLKPLFAQRKAEGFIRECHGDIHLGNATLIDGKVVIFDCIEFNEPFRFTDVYADAGFLAMDLEDRGLKCLARRFISQYLEQTGDYQGLELLNFYKAYRALVRAKVALFSMPADASPMQRATALRQYRNYANLAESYSTIPSRFLAITSGVSAVGKSHVAMRLVEALGAVRLRSDVERKRLFGEQQVQNDPNVGIYNAQANNATYDRLHELAGIVLRAGFPVVIDATYLKRDQRDAAAKVAEATGTPCLIIDCNAPQAVIASWLAQRQADRNDPSDATLAVIEQQQANREALSAEEVLRSKRVETNESGSLDTLVANIRQRLPGL from the coding sequence GTGAGCCAATCCCTGATCGCCGCCCTGCAAAACCCGGCCCTCTACCCGCATCCCGTAGACGGATTCCAGGTCATCGAGACCCATATTTCCTGGGTCCTGCTCACCGGTCCCTATGCCTATAAGCTGAAAAAGCCGGTCAACTTCGGCTTTCTCGACTTCACCGGCCTTGAGGCACGCGGGCACTTCTGCGGCGAAGAGCTGCGTCTCAACCAGCGCCTGACCGATGATTTGTATCTGGAAGTGTTGCCGATCACTGGCAGTGCCGAAGCACCGCAGATCGCGGGAGACGGCCCGGTCATCGAATACGCGCTGAAAATGCGCCAATTCCCGCAAAGCCAGCTGCTCAGCACGCTGCAAGCCAATGGCGAACTGACCACTGCGCACATCGACGAAATGGCCCGGCAGATTGCCAGGTTCCACCTCGACGCCCCGCGAGTTCCCGCGGCCCACGTAGCCGGCACCCCGGAAAGCGTAATGGAACCGGTGCGTCAGAACTTCGAACAGATCCGCCCGTTCCTCAGCGACAAGGCCGACCTGCAACAGCTCGAAGCCCTGCAAGCCTGGGCCGAAAGCAGCTTCGAACGCCTCAAGCCACTCTTCGCCCAGCGCAAGGCCGAGGGTTTCATCCGCGAATGCCACGGCGACATCCATCTGGGTAACGCAACGCTTATCGACGGTAAGGTGGTGATCTTCGATTGCATCGAGTTCAACGAACCGTTCCGCTTCACTGACGTCTATGCCGACGCCGGTTTCCTCGCCATGGACCTGGAAGACCGCGGCCTGAAGTGCCTGGCACGTCGTTTCATCAGCCAGTACCTGGAACAGACCGGTGACTATCAGGGTCTGGAACTGTTGAATTTCTACAAAGCCTACCGCGCCCTGGTACGCGCCAAGGTCGCCCTGTTCAGCATGCCGGCCGACGCCAGCCCGATGCAGCGCGCCACGGCCCTGCGCCAGTACCGCAACTACGCCAACCTGGCAGAGAGCTACAGCACCATTCCGTCGCGCTTCCTGGCTATTACTTCCGGCGTTTCCGCCGTTGGCAAAAGCCATGTGGCCATGCGCCTGGTGGAAGCTTTGGGCGCCGTTCGCCTGCGCTCCGATGTCGAGCGCAAACGCCTGTTCGGCGAGCAGCAGGTACAGAACGATCCGAATGTCGGCATTTATAATGCCCAGGCCAATAATGCGACCTATGACCGCCTGCATGAACTGGCCGGTATCGTCCTGCGCGCCGGTTTCCCGGTGGTCATCGACGCCACCTACCTCAAGCGCGACCAGCGGGATGCCGCAGCCAAGGTTGCCGAAGCGACTGGTACTCCTTGCCTGATCATCGACTGCAATGCCCCGCAGGCCGTCATCGCCAGCTGGCTGGCGCAACGCCAGGCCGATCGCAACGACCCGTCGGACGCGACCCTGGCCGTGATTGAACAGCAGCAAGCCAATCGCGAAGCCCTGAGCGCCGAAGAGGTGCTGCGCAGCAAGCGCGTCGAGACCAATGAAAGCGGGAGCCTCGACACCCTGGTGGCGAACATTCGCCAGCGCCTCCCAGGTCTGTAA
- a CDS encoding pentapeptide repeat-containing protein, whose amino-acid sequence MSQPTLLDTPLYALLHKDDIDGFNRERPKNQPVDMRGGDFRGLDLRELNADGIDFTDAYFRSADLRGLDLRNSSMEGASLAHAQISGAYFPPELTADEILMSVNFGTRLRYRTK is encoded by the coding sequence ATGAGTCAGCCCACACTTCTCGACACCCCCCTTTACGCTTTGCTGCACAAAGACGACATCGACGGCTTCAATCGGGAACGCCCGAAAAATCAACCTGTCGACATGCGCGGCGGCGATTTTCGCGGCCTCGACCTGCGCGAGCTGAACGCCGACGGCATCGACTTCACCGACGCCTATTTCCGTTCTGCCGACCTGCGCGGCCTCGACCTGCGCAATTCCTCCATGGAAGGTGCCAGCCTGGCCCATGCGCAGATCTCCGGCGCCTACTTCCCACCCGAACTGACCGCCGATGAAATCCTGATGTCCGTCAATTTCGGCACTCGTCTGCGCTACCGCACCAAGTAA
- a CDS encoding TfoX/Sxy family protein, with protein sequence MNDELQHLKNLGKTSAQWLHAVGIHSASDLRRLGAVDAYRAVRTRGFRASKVLLYAIEGALMDVHWNDIPAERKEALNKQLDAISTRHKN encoded by the coding sequence ATGAATGATGAATTGCAACACCTGAAGAACCTTGGCAAGACGTCGGCACAATGGCTGCATGCGGTGGGCATCCATAGCGCTTCGGACTTGCGCCGCCTGGGGGCGGTGGATGCCTATCGGGCCGTGCGGACCCGAGGGTTTCGAGCCTCGAAGGTGCTGTTGTACGCCATCGAAGGCGCGCTGATGGATGTGCACTGGAACGATATTCCGGCAGAACGCAAGGAAGCACTCAACAAACAGCTGGACGCCATTTCTACACGCCACAAGAACTGA
- a CDS encoding Crp/Fnr family transcriptional regulator, which yields MYLLGEQPAYADALINRLQSIPPRLLEGLLPSGDVLEVAPSKDLSSSLADSQLFLLESGQVQASIDERPLFYLHEGDLLGLRRGAELPRWQLSSEQPLSLIPYQRSAVFQHLYADEQRSELFLQYLIGQTALLSDAVARLKQPELRNSNGFQRVAKGEVLIHQGDDADHVFVIIEGHAEAFVDGHKVGDVPKDEIFGAMAVFTGEKRNASVIASEPCTLMLIPRNQFLSLTQSNPRIAHSLIESMARRIDLLNKEVSRLHSLSANP from the coding sequence ATGTATTTACTGGGGGAACAACCGGCTTACGCCGACGCCTTGATCAATCGGCTGCAGAGCATCCCGCCGCGCCTGCTGGAAGGCCTGCTACCGTCCGGCGACGTATTGGAAGTGGCCCCTTCCAAGGACCTCTCCAGCAGCCTTGCCGACAGCCAGCTGTTCCTGCTCGAAAGCGGCCAGGTACAAGCCAGCATCGATGAGCGCCCACTGTTTTATCTGCATGAAGGCGATCTGCTCGGGCTGCGCCGAGGAGCGGAGCTACCGCGCTGGCAACTCAGCAGCGAGCAGCCGTTGAGCCTGATCCCCTATCAGCGTTCCGCGGTGTTCCAGCATCTGTATGCCGACGAACAGCGTTCCGAACTGTTTCTGCAGTACCTGATCGGACAAACCGCCCTGCTCTCCGATGCCGTTGCCCGCCTCAAGCAACCCGAGTTGCGCAATAGCAACGGTTTTCAACGCGTGGCCAAGGGCGAGGTGCTGATTCACCAGGGCGATGACGCCGATCATGTGTTCGTGATTATCGAAGGGCACGCCGAAGCCTTTGTCGACGGACACAAGGTCGGAGACGTGCCCAAGGACGAGATCTTTGGTGCGATGGCCGTTTTCACCGGGGAGAAACGCAACGCCAGTGTGATTGCCAGCGAGCCATGCACCCTGATGCTGATCCCCAGGAACCAGTTTCTCAGCCTGACTCAGAGCAATCCACGTATCGCCCATAGCCTGATCGAAAGCATGGCGCGGCGAATCGACCTGTTGAACAAGGAAGTCAGCCGCCTGCACAGCCTGAGCGCCAACCCTTAA
- a CDS encoding ChaN family lipoprotein, which produces MRVLLILSVLLLAACQGVPVMPELPVQAESGAIQDLRSGKVLSPEELVVRLSQAPRVIIGEQHDHPEHHALQLWLLRAMATQRVQGSLLLEMLTPDQQPRVDSLRQHQATQGLPDDLPGALAWSPGWDWALYGPIVRYALLQPYPLLAANLDSSEVRDIYRQAPALSGEHSNAASVRNELLRQVRDSHCGLLPESQMPAMLAVQQQRDRRMAERLLAAPTPALLFAGAFHGRKDVGVPVHLQDLDASDGTVVLMLAQKGTQVSPQSADYVWYSARLSEKDYCAQMRQ; this is translated from the coding sequence ATGCGTGTGCTATTGATCCTGAGTGTGTTGCTGTTGGCAGCCTGCCAGGGCGTGCCGGTCATGCCTGAACTTCCTGTCCAGGCTGAAAGCGGGGCGATTCAAGATCTGCGCAGTGGAAAGGTCCTGAGCCCGGAGGAGCTGGTCGTTCGTCTGTCCCAGGCGCCTCGGGTGATTATCGGCGAGCAGCATGACCACCCCGAACATCATGCCTTGCAGTTGTGGTTGTTGCGGGCGATGGCGACCCAGCGTGTGCAAGGCAGCCTGCTGTTGGAGATGCTCACGCCGGACCAGCAACCGCGAGTCGACTCGCTTCGCCAGCACCAGGCGACGCAGGGCTTGCCTGATGATCTGCCTGGCGCGCTGGCCTGGTCGCCGGGTTGGGACTGGGCGTTGTACGGACCTATCGTGCGTTATGCGTTGCTCCAGCCTTATCCGTTGCTGGCCGCCAATCTGGATAGCTCCGAAGTTCGTGACATCTATCGCCAGGCACCGGCCTTGAGTGGCGAACACTCGAATGCCGCGTCGGTGCGCAACGAGTTGTTGCGGCAAGTCCGTGACTCCCATTGTGGCCTGCTGCCCGAAAGCCAGATGCCGGCAATGCTGGCGGTGCAGCAGCAACGTGACCGGCGCATGGCCGAGCGCTTGCTGGCGGCACCGACGCCGGCGCTGCTTTTTGCCGGGGCCTTTCATGGGCGCAAGGATGTCGGGGTGCCGGTTCACCTGCAGGACCTCGATGCATCGGACGGCACCGTGGTGCTGATGCTGGCGCAGAAGGGCACGCAGGTATCGCCACAAAGCGCGGATTACGTGTGGTACAGCGCGCGGCTGTCGGAGAAGGATTACTGCGCCCAGATGCGCCAGTAG
- a CDS encoding heme ABC transporter ATP-binding protein, with product MLRAEKLAVRRGRKTVLEGIDLELKPGEVLGVLGPNGAGKSTLLAALCGELKPDHGQVWLDQCELSRWDGGQKAQRLAVLPQSSTLEFAFQVEEVVGLGRLPYQSGRARDDEIVMQALQAADAGHLHGRSYVALSGGERQRVHLARVLAQLWPGAVGQTLLLDEPTSALDPLHQHVTLQAIREFADRGVAVLVILHDLNLAARYCDRLLLLEGGRPHSLDCPAQVLRPEPLKAVFGLEVLVQAHPERGHPLIIAR from the coding sequence ATGCTGCGAGCGGAAAAACTGGCGGTGCGCCGTGGCAGGAAAACCGTGCTGGAGGGAATCGACCTCGAGCTCAAGCCCGGTGAAGTACTGGGAGTGCTGGGGCCCAATGGCGCAGGTAAAAGCACCTTGCTGGCGGCCTTGTGCGGCGAGCTGAAACCCGACCATGGCCAGGTCTGGCTTGACCAGTGCGAGCTCTCCAGATGGGACGGTGGGCAAAAGGCGCAAAGGTTAGCGGTGCTGCCGCAAAGTTCGACGCTCGAGTTCGCCTTCCAGGTCGAAGAGGTCGTCGGCCTGGGACGCCTGCCTTATCAAAGCGGCCGGGCACGGGATGACGAGATCGTCATGCAGGCCCTGCAAGCGGCGGATGCCGGGCATTTGCACGGTCGCAGCTATGTGGCCTTGTCGGGCGGCGAACGTCAGCGGGTGCACCTGGCCCGGGTGTTGGCGCAGCTATGGCCGGGCGCGGTCGGCCAGACCCTGTTGCTCGATGAGCCGACCTCAGCTCTCGATCCCTTGCATCAACATGTCACGCTGCAGGCCATTCGCGAGTTTGCCGATCGTGGGGTCGCGGTCCTGGTGATCCTGCATGATCTGAACCTCGCCGCGCGATATTGTGATCGCCTGTTGCTGCTCGAAGGCGGGCGGCCCCACTCGCTGGACTGCCCGGCGCAGGTGCTGCGGCCCGAACCGCTCAAGGCGGTGTTCGGACTGGAGGTACTGGTGCAGGCGCATCCCGAGCGGGGCCACCCTTTGATCATCGCCCGCTGA
- a CDS encoding FecCD family ABC transporter permease, with amino-acid sequence MLAIWLSLALGPVSLPLLDTLRAALRLLGLPIEGQGLEQAELILGQIRLPRTLLGLAVGGVLALSGVAMQGLFRNPLADPGLVGVSSGAALGAAFAIVGGSLLGGVPEAIGPYLLSFCAFLGGLVVAWLVYRLGRRNGQTHVATMLLAGIALTALASSAVGLFTYLADDATLRTLTFWNLGSLNGASYSRLWPLLLVSAAVALWLPRRAKALNALLLGESEAGHLGIDVERLKRELVFCTALGVGAAVAAAGLIGFVGLVVPHLVRLLSGPDHRTLLPASILAGASLLLLADLVARLALAPAELPIGIVTAFIGAPFFLFLLLRGRA; translated from the coding sequence CTGTTGGCGATCTGGTTGTCCCTGGCGCTCGGGCCGGTCAGCCTGCCGCTGCTCGATACCCTACGCGCCGCCTTGCGTCTGCTGGGCCTGCCCATTGAGGGGCAGGGGTTGGAGCAGGCCGAGCTGATCCTCGGGCAGATTCGCCTGCCGCGCACCTTGCTGGGGCTGGCGGTAGGGGGCGTCCTGGCGCTGTCCGGCGTGGCAATGCAAGGGCTGTTTCGCAATCCCTTGGCCGACCCGGGGCTGGTAGGCGTATCGAGTGGCGCGGCGCTGGGCGCGGCCTTTGCCATCGTCGGCGGCTCGCTGCTGGGGGGCGTGCCGGAAGCGATCGGTCCTTACCTGCTGTCGTTCTGTGCCTTTCTCGGTGGCTTGGTGGTGGCGTGGCTGGTCTACCGCCTGGGGCGGCGCAACGGCCAGACCCATGTGGCGACCATGCTGTTGGCCGGGATTGCGTTGACGGCTTTGGCCAGCTCGGCGGTAGGCCTGTTCACCTACCTGGCCGACGATGCGACCTTGCGTACCCTGACGTTCTGGAACCTGGGCAGTCTCAACGGCGCCAGCTATTCGAGATTGTGGCCACTGCTGCTGGTCAGCGCGGCCGTGGCATTGTGGCTGCCGCGCCGGGCCAAGGCCTTGAATGCCTTGCTGCTGGGCGAGTCCGAGGCCGGTCACCTGGGGATCGATGTCGAACGGCTGAAACGGGAGCTGGTGTTCTGTACCGCGCTGGGTGTCGGTGCCGCCGTCGCCGCTGCCGGGCTGATCGGCTTTGTCGGGCTGGTGGTGCCTCATCTGGTGCGCCTGCTGTCGGGGCCTGATCACCGGACCCTGTTGCCGGCGTCGATACTGGCCGGCGCCAGCCTGCTGTTGCTGGCTGATCTGGTGGCGCGCCTGGCGCTGGCGCCTGCGGAGTTGCCCATTGGCATCGTGACCGCCTTTATCGGTGCGCCGTTCTTTCTGTTTCTGTTATTGCGAGGGCGCGCCTGA
- a CDS encoding heme/hemin ABC transporter substrate-binding protein has translation MRSSARAIALCVGLLASHAAAAVELPQRWVSAGGALSEWVSALGAESKLVGVDTTSQNPESLKKLPSIGYQRQLSAEGILSLRPQILVGTEEMGPPPVLSQVRSAGVQVELFSAQADLPTLQGNLQHLGKLLGSEDKATQLFEQYKQQLDQQQAWVSQARKKQAAPGVLLLLGHAGGKPLIAGKDTAADWLLQQAGGRNLATHTGYKPFSTESLAELNPEVLVFADRSLSGDAARAALFKENPILASSGAAKAGRVFEIDPTLLVGGLGPRLPQSLKRLSADFYPAESGQASIAQ, from the coding sequence ATGCGTTCGAGTGCCCGCGCAATCGCGCTCTGTGTCGGACTGCTGGCCAGCCATGCCGCTGCGGCGGTCGAGTTACCGCAACGCTGGGTGAGCGCTGGCGGCGCCTTGTCCGAATGGGTGAGTGCGCTGGGCGCCGAATCGAAGCTGGTGGGCGTGGACACCACCAGCCAGAATCCCGAATCCCTGAAGAAGCTGCCGAGTATCGGTTATCAGCGCCAGCTGTCGGCGGAAGGCATTCTCAGCCTGCGCCCGCAGATTCTGGTGGGTACCGAAGAGATGGGGCCGCCGCCGGTACTCTCGCAGGTTCGCAGCGCCGGGGTACAGGTCGAGCTGTTCTCGGCCCAGGCCGACCTGCCGACCCTGCAGGGTAACCTGCAGCATCTGGGCAAGTTGCTGGGCAGCGAAGACAAGGCGACGCAGCTGTTCGAGCAATACAAGCAGCAGCTGGATCAGCAGCAGGCCTGGGTCAGCCAGGCCCGGAAAAAGCAGGCGGCACCGGGTGTGCTGCTGTTGCTCGGGCATGCGGGCGGCAAACCTTTGATTGCCGGCAAGGACACCGCTGCCGACTGGCTGTTGCAGCAGGCGGGTGGACGCAATCTTGCCACCCACACGGGTTACAAACCCTTTTCCACGGAGTCGTTGGCCGAACTCAACCCCGAGGTGCTGGTGTTTGCCGATCGCAGCCTGAGCGGTGACGCCGCCCGTGCCGCGTTGTTCAAGGAAAACCCGATCCTCGCGTCCAGCGGTGCGGCGAAGGCCGGCCGGGTCTTCGAGATTGATCCGACCTTGCTGGTGGGAGGCCTGGGGCCACGCCTGCCACAGAGCCTGAAAAGGCTGTCGGCCGATTTCTATCCAGCCGAGTCGGGCCAGGCCAGCATTGCCCAATGA
- a CDS encoding Rieske (2Fe-2S) protein translates to MKFLCAPGDLPEASSRGFNLEGQPLFVVRRDQQVYVYANRCPHRGVALEWQPDQFLDPSASLIQCATHGALFLIENGECVAGPCAGQSLTAIPCREDSQGIWVQL, encoded by the coding sequence ATGAAGTTTCTTTGCGCCCCCGGCGATTTGCCGGAGGCTTCCAGCCGAGGTTTCAACCTCGAAGGCCAACCGCTTTTCGTGGTGCGCCGCGATCAACAGGTCTACGTCTACGCCAACCGCTGCCCCCATCGCGGGGTCGCTCTGGAGTGGCAGCCCGATCAGTTTCTCGATCCAAGCGCCAGCCTGATTCAGTGCGCCACCCACGGTGCGCTGTTTCTGATCGAAAACGGTGAATGCGTGGCCGGCCCCTGTGCCGGACAATCCCTGACGGCCATCCCCTGTAGGGAAGACAGCCAGGGCATCTGGGTCCAGCTTTAG
- the sfsA gene encoding DNA/RNA nuclease SfsA translates to MRFHPPLEEGRLVRRYKRFLADIETIGGELLTIHCPNTGSMFNCMVEGGQVWFSRSNDPKRKLPGTWEISETPQGRLACVNTARANTLVEEALRAGVIGELSGFTALKREVPYGQENSRIDFRLDYPDGPAFVEVKSVTLGFDGSAVAAFPDAVTQRGAKHLRELACLARDGIRAVQLYCVNLSGVEAVRPAEEIDPGYAAALREAVASGVEVLAYGVRLTAEEVCIDRRLDVLLNG, encoded by the coding sequence ATGCGCTTTCATCCTCCCCTCGAAGAGGGTCGCCTGGTCCGTCGTTACAAGCGTTTTCTCGCCGATATCGAAACCATTGGCGGCGAGTTGCTGACCATTCACTGCCCCAACACCGGTTCCATGTTCAATTGCATGGTCGAGGGCGGGCAGGTCTGGTTCAGCCGTTCCAATGATCCCAAGCGCAAATTGCCCGGGACCTGGGAAATCAGCGAAACGCCCCAGGGCCGGCTGGCTTGCGTCAACACGGCGCGGGCCAACACGCTGGTGGAGGAAGCCTTGCGCGCCGGGGTGATTGGCGAATTGAGCGGTTTTACTGCTCTCAAGCGGGAAGTGCCCTATGGCCAGGAAAACAGCCGGATCGATTTCCGCCTGGACTACCCGGACGGCCCGGCTTTCGTCGAAGTCAAAAGCGTTACCCTGGGCTTCGACGGTTCCGCGGTCGCGGCCTTTCCGGATGCGGTGACCCAGCGTGGCGCCAAGCACCTGCGGGAGCTGGCTTGCCTGGCGCGTGACGGTATCCGGGCGGTGCAGTTGTATTGCGTCAACCTCTCGGGTGTCGAGGCGGTGCGACCGGCCGAAGAGATCGACCCCGGTTATGCCGCGGCGTTGCGCGAGGCCGTGGCGTCCGGGGTCGAGGTATTGGCTTACGGCGTGCGTTTGACCGCCGAGGAAGTGTGCATCGACCGCCGTCTGGACGTATTGCTCAACGGCTAA